One segment of Manihot esculenta cultivar AM560-2 chromosome 4, M.esculenta_v8, whole genome shotgun sequence DNA contains the following:
- the LOC110614105 gene encoding uncharacterized membrane protein YHL071W isoform X3: MSVLSVTCCVLLFLSFIVEGSVHEYRGERFVAKGTAFVVHGGSEGIYSSRPGYFNESSALPANGDSYIRFEKIVFRRTEEFSNFTSGLVQAIVFEVEDRETIGGSAYGGQRAICCTADLAKLGACKQGVVIHRPSTKDSSWPHVFGVSFNAYELDATLPLRSIKVTKTGMYNLYFIHCDPNLKDVVIEGKTIWKNPTGYLPGRMAPLMNFYGFMSLAFVILGLFWFYQYARFWKEVFPLLNCITLVITLGMFEMALWYFDYAEFNETGLRPVGITVWAVTFGTVKRTVARLIILMVSMGYGVVRPTLGGLTSKVIMLGVTFFLASEVLELVENVGAVSDLSGKARLFLVLPAALLDAFFIIWIFKSLSATLNKLQAKRMMVKLDIYRKFTNALAVAVIVSVGWICYEVCVL, translated from the exons ATGTCAGTTCTATCTGTTACATGTTGTGTGTTGCTCTTTCTGAGCTTTATTGTCGAAGGCTCAGTTCATGAGTACAGAGGAGAAAGATTTGTGGCAAAAGGTACTGCCTTTGTAGTTCATGGAGGCAGTGAAGGCATTTACTCTTCTAGGCCTGGATATTTCAATGAGAGCAGTGCCCTTCCTGCTAATGGTGATTCTTACATTCG TTTTGAAAAGATTGTGTTCCGGAGAACTGAGGAATTTTCTAACTTTACCTCGGGGTTAGTCCAAGCTATTGTTTTTGAGGTAGAAGATAGAGAGACAATTGGGGGTTCAGCCTATGGAGGTCAAAGAGCTATTTGCTGCACAGCAGATCTTGCTAAATTGGGTGCTTGCAAGCAAGGAGTAGTCATTCATCGCCCATCAACGAAGGATTCAAGCTGGCCCCATGTATTTGGTGTTTCATTCAATGCATATGAGCTAGATGCAACATTGCCTTTAAGATCAATAAAAGTCACTAAAACTGGGATGTATAATTTGTACTTCATTCATTGTGATCCCAATCTGAAAGACGTAGTTATAGAGGGCAAAACTATATGGAAAAACCCTACCGGCTATTTACCTGGTAGAATGGCTCCACTAATGAATTTCTACGGGTTCATGTCCCTTGCTTTTGTTATACTTGGACTGTTTTGGTTCTATCAGTATGCAAGGTTTTGGAAAGAAGTTTTTCCACTGCTGAATTGCATAACACTGGTGATAACACTAGGCATGTTTGAGATGGCTCTCTGGTATTTTGATTATGCCGAATTCAATGAAACTGGACTCAGACCAGTCGGCATTACTGTCTGGGCAGTAACTTTTGGTACAGTTAAACGTACAGTTGCACGCCTCATAATTCTTATGGTGTCAATGGGCTATGGTGTTGTTAGACCTACCCTTGGTGGCCTTACGTCGAAGGTGATCATGCTTGGAGTGACCTTCTTCCTGGCCTCTGAAGTGCTTGAACTGGTAGAGAATGTAGGTGCTGTCAGTGATCTTTCTGGGAAGGCAAGACTTTTTTTAGTGCTTCCGGCAGCTCTCTTGGATGCTTTCTTCATTATTTGGATATTCAAGTCCCTTTCTGCCACGTTAAATAAACTTCAG GCTAAGAGAATGATGGTCAAGCTGGATATATACCGCAAGTTCACAAATGCTTTGGCAGTAGCAGTTATTGTGTCAGTCGGTTGGATTTGCTATGAG
- the LOC110614034 gene encoding sm-like protein LSM1B, which yields MSWAGPEDIYLSTSLASYLDKKLLVLLRDGRKLLGILRSFDQFANAVLEGACERVIVGDLYCDIPLGLYVIRGENVVLIGELDLEREELPPHMTRVSAAEIKRAQKAEREATDLKGTMRKRMEFLDLD from the exons ATGTCTTGGGCGGGACCTGAAGATATTTACCTTTCTACTTCTCTTGCTAGCTATCTCGATA AGAAGCTACTTGTGCTTCTGCGAGATGGCCGAAAGCTACTGGGAATACTGCGTTCTTTTGATCAATTTg CCAATGCTGTTCTTGAGGGTGCATGCGAAAGAGTTATTGTTGGTGATCTCTATTGTGATATCCCTTTAGGTCTATATGTTATCCGAGGCGAGAATGTTGTTTTAATTGGAGAGCTG GATTTGGAGAGGGAAGAACTTCCTCCACATATGACCCGGGTTTCAGCAGCAGAAATTAAAAGG GCACAAAAAGCTGAAAGGGAAGCTACGGATCTGAAAGGTACAATGAGGAAGAGAATGGAGTTCCTCGATTTGGACTAG
- the LOC110613101 gene encoding probable nucleoside diphosphate kinase 5 isoform X1 has protein sequence MCIRVIFSSSFFFFFLLVSLHFPTRSSSNGSTEEEETLAMVKPDGVLGNYTERIKNAVVESGFSIIRETVIQLDEHRASTFYVEHSSKSFFSSLVKYMTSGPVLVMILKKENAVADWRAIIGPTDARKAKITHPHSIRAMCGLNAEKNCVHGSDSLESARREISFFFGEISTDAKNLCKSTVTYRVNLSGRW, from the exons ATGTGTATTCGCGTtatcttctcctcctccttcttcttcttcttccttctcgtcTCTTTGCATTTCCCTACGAG GTCTTCAAGCAATGGAAGTACAGAAGAGGAGGAGACATTAGCTATGGTAAAGCCGGATGGAGTGTTAGGTAATTACACTGAAAGAATAAAAAATGCTGTTGTGGAGTCTGGTTTCAGCATCATTAGGGAAACTGTCATTCAACTTGATGAGCACCGTGCCTCGACCTTTTATGTTGAGCACTCTTCAAAAAGCTTCTTTTCAAGTCTTGTCAAATACATGACAAG TGGTCCAGTGTTGGTTATGATATTGAAGAAGGAAAATGCAGTTGCTGATTGGCGTGCTATAATTGGACCAACTGATGCACGAAAAGCTAAGATTACTCACCCTCACAG CATCAGAGCAATGTGTGGCTTGAATGCAGAAAAGAATTGTGTTCATGGTTCAGACTCTCTTGAATCAGCTCGAAGggaaatttcctttttctttggaGAGATATCCACAG ATGCAAAGAACTTATGCAAGAGTACAGTTACATACAGGGTTAATCTCAGTGGAAGATGGTAG
- the LOC110614105 gene encoding transmembrane protein 87A isoform X2, producing the protein MSVLSVTCCVLLFLSFIVEGSVHEYRGERFVAKGTAFVVHGGSEGIYSSRPGYFNESSALPANGDSYIRFEKIVFRRTEEFSNFTSGLVQAIVFEVEDRETIGGSAYGGQRAICCTADLAKLGACKQGVVIHRPSTKDSSWPHVFGVSFNAYELDATLPLRSIKVTKTGMYNLYFIHCDPNLKDVVIEGKTIWKNPTGYLPGRMAPLMNFYGFMSLAFVILGLFWFYQYARFWKEVFPLLNCITLVITLGMFEMALWYFDYAEFNETGLRPVGITVWAVTFGTVKRTVARLIILMVSMGYGVVRPTLGGLTSKVIMLGVTFFLASEVLELVENVGAVSDLSGKARLFLVLPAALLDAFFIIWIFKSLSATLNKLQAKRMMVKLDIYRKFTNALAVAVIVSVGWICYEILKAWE; encoded by the exons ATGTCAGTTCTATCTGTTACATGTTGTGTGTTGCTCTTTCTGAGCTTTATTGTCGAAGGCTCAGTTCATGAGTACAGAGGAGAAAGATTTGTGGCAAAAGGTACTGCCTTTGTAGTTCATGGAGGCAGTGAAGGCATTTACTCTTCTAGGCCTGGATATTTCAATGAGAGCAGTGCCCTTCCTGCTAATGGTGATTCTTACATTCG TTTTGAAAAGATTGTGTTCCGGAGAACTGAGGAATTTTCTAACTTTACCTCGGGGTTAGTCCAAGCTATTGTTTTTGAGGTAGAAGATAGAGAGACAATTGGGGGTTCAGCCTATGGAGGTCAAAGAGCTATTTGCTGCACAGCAGATCTTGCTAAATTGGGTGCTTGCAAGCAAGGAGTAGTCATTCATCGCCCATCAACGAAGGATTCAAGCTGGCCCCATGTATTTGGTGTTTCATTCAATGCATATGAGCTAGATGCAACATTGCCTTTAAGATCAATAAAAGTCACTAAAACTGGGATGTATAATTTGTACTTCATTCATTGTGATCCCAATCTGAAAGACGTAGTTATAGAGGGCAAAACTATATGGAAAAACCCTACCGGCTATTTACCTGGTAGAATGGCTCCACTAATGAATTTCTACGGGTTCATGTCCCTTGCTTTTGTTATACTTGGACTGTTTTGGTTCTATCAGTATGCAAGGTTTTGGAAAGAAGTTTTTCCACTGCTGAATTGCATAACACTGGTGATAACACTAGGCATGTTTGAGATGGCTCTCTGGTATTTTGATTATGCCGAATTCAATGAAACTGGACTCAGACCAGTCGGCATTACTGTCTGGGCAGTAACTTTTGGTACAGTTAAACGTACAGTTGCACGCCTCATAATTCTTATGGTGTCAATGGGCTATGGTGTTGTTAGACCTACCCTTGGTGGCCTTACGTCGAAGGTGATCATGCTTGGAGTGACCTTCTTCCTGGCCTCTGAAGTGCTTGAACTGGTAGAGAATGTAGGTGCTGTCAGTGATCTTTCTGGGAAGGCAAGACTTTTTTTAGTGCTTCCGGCAGCTCTCTTGGATGCTTTCTTCATTATTTGGATATTCAAGTCCCTTTCTGCCACGTTAAATAAACTTCAG GCTAAGAGAATGATGGTCAAGCTGGATATATACCGCAAGTTCACAAATGCTTTGGCAGTAGCAGTTATTGTGTCAGTCGGTTGGATTTGCTATGAG ATTTTGAAAGCTTGGGAGTGA
- the LOC110614170 gene encoding protein DEEPER ROOTING 1 — protein MKLFSWMQNKLNGNKQGVNGKPNAASSTYNVKQDSREEFSDWPHGLLAIGTFGNNELRSENVEIQDVQEEEEDPSSSEDLQDFTAEEIGKLQKELTKLLSRKPTCDKEKEVAKTLPLDRFLNCPSSLEVDRRISNTVTSDMDDNEEDIERTISVILGRCKDICEKNKKKAIKKKSISFLLRKIFVCTSGLAPQPSLRDTLQESRMEKLLRTLLHKKINHQNSTRASSVKKYIEDGKQKSKKENEKEEGKRNKTCDGSKWVKTDSEYIVLEI, from the exons ATGAAG CTTTTCAGTTGGATGCAAAATAAGCTCAACGGGAATAAACAAGGGGTCAATGGAAAACCAAATGCTGCTTCATCTACTT ATAATGTGAAACAAGATTCTCGAGAGGAATTCAGTGATTGGCCTCATGGATTGCTTGCAATTGGAACTTTTGGCAACAATGAATTAAGATCAGAAAATGTTGAAATCCAAGATgttcaagaagaagaagaggaccCATCTTCCTCAGAGGATTTACAAGATTTCACAGCTGAAGAGATCGGAAAATTACAGAAAGAATTGACAAAGCTTTTATCAAGAAAACCAACTTgtgataaagaaaaagaagttgCTAAAACTCTCCCATTGGATAGATTTCTGAATTGCCCATCAAGCTTGGAGGTTGACAGAAGAATCAGTAACACTGTCACCAGTGATATGGATGATAATGAAGAAGATATTGAGAGGACAATAAGCGTAATTCTTGGTAGATGCAAGGACATTTgcgagaaaaataaaaagaaagcaatTAAGAAGAAATCCATCTCTTTCCTTCTCAGGAAAATCTTTGTTTGCACAAGTGGCCTTGCACCACAACCAAGCTTGAGGGATACCCTTCAAGAATCAAGAATGGAAAAG CTATTGAGAACATTGCTTCACAAGAAGATAAACCATCAAAATTCAACCAGAGCATCATCAGTGAAGAAATATATTGAGGATGGTAAACAGAAATCAAAGaaggaaaatgaaaaagaagaaggaaagaGGAATAAGACTTGTGATGGAAGCAAATGGGTGAAGACAGATTCTGAAT ACATTGTTCTAGAGATTTAA
- the LOC110613101 gene encoding probable nucleoside diphosphate kinase 5 isoform X2 — MCIRVIFSSSFFFFFLLVSLHFPTRSSSNGSTEEEETLAMVKPDGVLGNYTERIKNAVVESGFSIIRETVIQLDEHRASTFYVEHSSKSFFSSLVKYMTSGPVLVMILKKENAVADWRAIIGPTDARKAKITHPHSIRAMCGLNAEKNCVHGSDSLESARREISFFFGEISTGEAVGVHDEL; from the exons ATGTGTATTCGCGTtatcttctcctcctccttcttcttcttcttccttctcgtcTCTTTGCATTTCCCTACGAG GTCTTCAAGCAATGGAAGTACAGAAGAGGAGGAGACATTAGCTATGGTAAAGCCGGATGGAGTGTTAGGTAATTACACTGAAAGAATAAAAAATGCTGTTGTGGAGTCTGGTTTCAGCATCATTAGGGAAACTGTCATTCAACTTGATGAGCACCGTGCCTCGACCTTTTATGTTGAGCACTCTTCAAAAAGCTTCTTTTCAAGTCTTGTCAAATACATGACAAG TGGTCCAGTGTTGGTTATGATATTGAAGAAGGAAAATGCAGTTGCTGATTGGCGTGCTATAATTGGACCAACTGATGCACGAAAAGCTAAGATTACTCACCCTCACAG CATCAGAGCAATGTGTGGCTTGAATGCAGAAAAGAATTGTGTTCATGGTTCAGACTCTCTTGAATCAGCTCGAAGggaaatttcctttttctttggaGAGATATCCACAG GGGAAGCTGTTGGAGTGCATGACGAACTCTGA